In one window of Rhinopithecus roxellana isolate Shanxi Qingling chromosome 15, ASM756505v1, whole genome shotgun sequence DNA:
- the LOC104654301 gene encoding LOW QUALITY PROTEIN: putative olfactory receptor 5AK3 (The sequence of the model RefSeq protein was modified relative to this genomic sequence to represent the inferred CDS: inserted 1 base in 1 codon; deleted 1 base in 1 codon), protein MAQGNSTEVXEFHLLGFGVQQEFRHVLFIVLLLIYVTYLVGNVGIILLIKTDSRLQTPMYFFLQNLAFVDICYTSAITPKMLQSFTEENNLISFWGYVIQFLVYATFATSDCYLLAIMAMDRYVAICKPLQYPMIMSQTVYIQLVAGSYIMGSINASVHTSFTFSLSFCKSKNINHFFCDGPPILALSWSNIDINIILDVVFVGFNLMFNGLAIMFSHIYIMVTILKMSSTAGRKKSFSTCASHLTTVTIFYGTLSYMYLQPQSNNSQENMKVASIFSGTVIPMLNPLIYSLRNEEVKEALKVIGKKFC, encoded by the exons ATGGCTCAAGGAAACAGCACTGAAG ATGAATTCCATCTTCTGGGATTTGGTGTCCAACAGGAATTTCGGCATGTCCTTTTCATTGTACTTCTTCTAATCTATGTGACCTACCTGGTAGGAAATGTTGGAATTATCTTACTCATCAAGACTGACTCCAGACTTCAAACACCCATGTAc ttttttctacaaaatttggcttttgttgataTCTGTTACACTTCTGCTATCACTCCCAAGATGCTCCAAAGcttcacagaagaaaataatttgatatcATTTTGGGGCTATGTGATACAATTCTTAGTTTATGCAACATTTGCAACCAGTGATTGTTATCTCCTGGCGATTATGGCAATGGATCGTTATGTTGCCATCTGTAAGCCCCTTCAGTATCCCATGATCATGTCCCAAACAGTCTACATCCAATTGGTAGCTGGTTCATATATTATGGGCTCAATAAATGCCTCTGTACATACAAGTTTTACATTTTCACTGTCCTTCTGCAAGTCCAAGAACATCAATCACTTTTTCTGTGATGGTCCCCCAATTCTTGCCCTTTCATGGTCCAACATTGACATCAACATCATTCTAGACGTTGTCTTTGTGGGATTTAACTTGATGTTCAATGGATTGGCCATCATGTTTTCCCACATCTACATTATGGTCACCATCTTGAAAATGTCTTCTACTGCGGGGAGGAAAAAATCCTTCTCCACATGTGCCTCACACCTGACTACAGTCACCATTTTCTATGGGACACTCTCTTACATGTACTTACAGCCTCAGTCTAATAATTCTCAGGAGAATATGAAAGTAGCCTCTATATTTTCTGGCACTGTTATTCCCATGTTGAATCCTTTAATCTATAGCTTGAGAAATGAGGAAGTAAAAGAAGCTTTAAAAGTGATAGGAAAAAAGTTTTGTTAA